A genomic region of Micropterus dolomieu isolate WLL.071019.BEF.003 ecotype Adirondacks linkage group LG11, ASM2129224v1, whole genome shotgun sequence contains the following coding sequences:
- the LOC123978676 gene encoding gap junction beta-4 protein-like gives MNWAFLQGLLSGVNKYSTAFGRVWLSVVFLFRVMVFVVAAEKVWGDEQKDFQCNTAQPGCHNVCYDHFFPVSHIRLWALQLIFVTCPSLLVVMHVAYREDRERKNRLKYGDNCRSLYKDTGKKRGGLWWTYVLTLVFKILVDATFVYLVYHIYEGYDFPSLIKCEQSPCPNTVDCFISRPTEKRIFTLFMVVTSLVCILLSIFEILYLVGKRCCECFTMVHHSRHVMTHTLSSGGHLMESNSLKLHSKNIPKTLAPSYSVTVS, from the coding sequence ATGAACTGGGCATTCCTCCAGGGCCTACTCAGTGGGGTGAACAAGTACTCCACAGCCTTCGGCCGAGTGTGGCTCTCTGTTGTTTTCCTCTTCAGGGTCATGGTGTTTGTGGTGGCAGCAGAAAAGGTATGGGGCGATGAACAGAAAGACTTCCAGTGCAACACTGCTCAGCCCGGGTGCCACAATGTCTGCTATGACCACTTCTTCCCTGTCTCCCACATCCGGCTGTGGGCCCTGCAGCTCATCTTCGTCACCTGCCCCTCTCTCTTGGTGGTGATGCACGTAGCCTACAGGGAGGACAGGGAACGCAAAAACCGCCTCAAGTATGGTGACAACTGCCGCAGTCTCTACAAGGACACGGGTAAGAAGCGCGGAGGCCTGTGGTGGACCTACGTCCTCACATTGGTCTTCAAAATACTTGTGGACGCCACCTTCGTCTACCTCGTCTATCACATCTACGAGGGTTATGACTTCCCCTCGCTCATCAAGTGTGAGCAGAGTCCCTGTCCCAACACGGTGGACTGTTTCATCTCTCGCCCCACTGAGAAACGGATCTTCACCCTCTTCATGGTGGTCACCAGCCTGGTCTGCATCCTTCTTTCTATTTTTGAAATCCTCTACTTGGTTGGGAAACGCTGCTGTGAATGTTTCACCATGGTCCATCACTCTCGCCACGTCATGACCCACACGCTGTCCAGCGGAGGCCACTTGATGGAGTCCAACAGTCTAAAGCTTCACAGCAAAAACATCCCTAAAACACTGGCTCCTTCATACAGTGTCACCGTATCTTGA
- the ppie gene encoding peptidyl-prolyl cis-trans isomerase E isoform X1, translating to MAANKRVLYVGGLAEEVDEKVLHAAFIPFGDITDIQIPLDYETEKHRGFAFIEFELAEDAAAAIDNMNESELFGRTVRVNTAKPMRIKEGSSRPVWSDDDWLKKFSGKTTEEAEGEAAGGETTSTATQEGEPPAKKGRVNPQVYMDIKIGNKPAGRLRFLLRADIVPMTAENFRCLCTHEKGFGYKGSSIHRIIPQFMCQGGDFTNHNGTGGKSIYGRKFDDENFVLKHTAPGQLSMANSGPNTNGSQFFITTDKTDWLDGKHVVFGELVEGMDVLRAMEAQGTKEGKPKQKVIISDCGEYV from the exons ATGGCGGCTAACAAACGAGTACTGTATGTTG GTGGCCTGGCAGAGGAGGTGGACGAGAAGGTGTTACATGCAGCTTTTATTCCCTTTGGGGACATCACAGACATCCAGATACCATTAGACTATGAAACAG AAAAGCACAGAGGATTTGCATTCATTGAGTTTGAATTGGCAGAG GATGCTGCAGCAGCTATTGATAACATG AATGAGTCTGAGCTTTTTGGCCGGACTGTGCGGGTCAACACGGCCAAGCCCATGAGAATCAAAGAAGGGTCTTCTCGACCAG TGTGGTCAGATGATGACTGGCTGAAGAAGTTCTCAGGGAAGACCACGGAGGAGGCTGAGGGGGAGGCTGCAGGCGGAGAAACAACCAGTACTGCAACACAGGAG GGTGAGCCCCCGGCTAAAAAGGGCAGAGTAAATCCTCAGGTCTACATGGACATCAAGATTGGAAACAAACCAGCAGGGAGACTACGCTTCCTCCTTCGGGCTGACATTGTTCCCATGACAGCAG AGAATTTCCGCTGCTTGTGCACGCATGAGAAGGGGTTTGGGTATAAGGGCAGCAGCATTCATCGAATCATCCCTCAGTTTATGTGCCAAGGAGGTGATTTCACCAACCACAATGGCACCGGCGGCAAGTCAATCTATGGCCGGAAGTTTGATGATGAAAACTTTGTCCTCAAGCACACTGCTCCAG GGCAACTCTCCATGGCCAACTCTGGGCCAAACACCAATGGCTCTCAGTTCTTCATCACCACTGACAAAACAGACTGGCTGGATGGCAAACATGTGGTGTTTGGAGAGCTAGTGGAGGGGATGGATGTGCTCCGTGCAATGGAG GCGCAGGGAACAAAAGAGGGCAAGCCGAAGCAGAAAGTCATCATCTCTGACTGTGGGGAATATGTGTGA
- the ppie gene encoding peptidyl-prolyl cis-trans isomerase E isoform X2, whose translation MNESELFGRTVRVNTAKPMRIKEGSSRPVWSDDDWLKKFSGKTTEEAEGEAAGGETTSTATQEGEPPAKKGRVNPQVYMDIKIGNKPAGRLRFLLRADIVPMTAENFRCLCTHEKGFGYKGSSIHRIIPQFMCQGGDFTNHNGTGGKSIYGRKFDDENFVLKHTAPGQLSMANSGPNTNGSQFFITTDKTDWLDGKHVVFGELVEGMDVLRAMEAQGTKEGKPKQKVIISDCGEYV comes from the exons ATG AATGAGTCTGAGCTTTTTGGCCGGACTGTGCGGGTCAACACGGCCAAGCCCATGAGAATCAAAGAAGGGTCTTCTCGACCAG TGTGGTCAGATGATGACTGGCTGAAGAAGTTCTCAGGGAAGACCACGGAGGAGGCTGAGGGGGAGGCTGCAGGCGGAGAAACAACCAGTACTGCAACACAGGAG GGTGAGCCCCCGGCTAAAAAGGGCAGAGTAAATCCTCAGGTCTACATGGACATCAAGATTGGAAACAAACCAGCAGGGAGACTACGCTTCCTCCTTCGGGCTGACATTGTTCCCATGACAGCAG AGAATTTCCGCTGCTTGTGCACGCATGAGAAGGGGTTTGGGTATAAGGGCAGCAGCATTCATCGAATCATCCCTCAGTTTATGTGCCAAGGAGGTGATTTCACCAACCACAATGGCACCGGCGGCAAGTCAATCTATGGCCGGAAGTTTGATGATGAAAACTTTGTCCTCAAGCACACTGCTCCAG GGCAACTCTCCATGGCCAACTCTGGGCCAAACACCAATGGCTCTCAGTTCTTCATCACCACTGACAAAACAGACTGGCTGGATGGCAAACATGTGGTGTTTGGAGAGCTAGTGGAGGGGATGGATGTGCTCCGTGCAATGGAG GCGCAGGGAACAAAAGAGGGCAAGCCGAAGCAGAAAGTCATCATCTCTGACTGTGGGGAATATGTGTGA